The genomic interval CGTCTAGGGTGTGTCATCGATCGCCTGATCCAGCGCCTCGCAAAAGCCCAGCAGCTGCTCCAGCTTTTCAATTAGCTGCCGCTGGCGCCGCTGCGTCGTGGCAGACTGGCGGGCCGCCCCCAAAAAGGCCACATCCATCGCCAGCAGCCTAAAAGTGCGATTCATTTCGGTAATCACCGGCTGGGCGATCGCTACCTCGTTGCCCAGGGGTAAAATCTGGTGCTGGAAATGCTGCTGAGCCAGCAAAAACTGCTCCTGCAATCGGTCACCGCTGGGGTTGGCGGTGCGGGCCAGATCGGCGAGGGCTTGCAGCTGCGATCGCAGATTTGACAGGGCAATTATCATATAGATATCCCTTCAAGGCATTGGCGAATGCCTTTGATAGCGATTTACCGCTGTCAAAGACAACTTGCTGATTCCCCCCTGGGGGGACAAATGTTAAGGTTAATACATAACACTCCATCTACTCGAAACTGGCCATAAGCATTTATTGCGCCCCGGTCAGAATAAGGGTTTTCCCCAGAGTTATGGTGTAGGTTATCTCTATCTAAACGTCCTGCTCTAGGGCAGGGGTGCCGCATTCTTTGGCAGAACACCTGTACGAGTTTTGCCAGGGGTTTAAGTTTAAATCTATCCACCTAACCTCAAGAACTTTTCGGTTCAGGTGGCAAATCGCCAAATCGAACGATTTCGTTCTTCGATTCCTGCTCAACCCTGAAATACAGAGGTCAACTGTTTGCCATCCAAGTTGGCCAATTTTGAGCTTATCCCTTTCCCTGAGAGGTCACTGGCATCCTTATGACTGCAACGGTTCATCCCCCCCTACCCGACGATTGTACCCTGCCCGGTTGGCTCGAAACCTGTGTGCTAACCCACCACGACGACCGCCAGGATGACCTTGCCCAGGACCCCAAAGACAAATCCAATAGCGTGCTGGTTTGCCAGGCGTTTGAGTTTGCCTACACCCTGCACAAGGGCCAGTACCGCGCCTCGGGCGAACCCTACATCTGCCACCCCATCGCGGTGGCCGGGCTGCTGCGCGACCTGGGCGGCGACAGCGCCATGATCGCCTCCGGCTTTCTC from Leptolyngbya sp. KIOST-1 carries:
- the patD gene encoding heterocyst frequency control protein PatD — encoded protein: MIIALSNLRSQLQALADLARTANPSGDRLQEQFLLAQQHFQHQILPLGNEVAIAQPVITEMNRTFRLLAMDVAFLGAARQSATTQRRQRQLIEKLEQLLGFCEALDQAIDDTP